Proteins from one Trichoplusia ni isolate ovarian cell line Hi5 chromosome 9, tn1, whole genome shotgun sequence genomic window:
- the LOC113497443 gene encoding LOW QUALITY PROTEIN: uncharacterized protein LOC113497443 (The sequence of the model RefSeq protein was modified relative to this genomic sequence to represent the inferred CDS: deleted 2 bases in 2 codons) produces the protein MAMLSPRVWWVCVALLVWTPHTYSREFTHEDIREAMLSLVHMIRMSEDKLERHEFRERTLGDQLKKMLIGLDKKHRALEPLKGMISRLDDRLSNVETILLQREEREKSSQAKINEALEGIQKALVALAPAPPPPIDLDNNLSANDDAIQRRLDTTDAKIDAVKKEIKTLKNTLNPETFRSMCLEAASDTNPFEKHISEAEKLLNKYETKLSEYNGTKVQTDFVPLNEVSLADEAWHSKMSEVMERQEKEIKKIQQLLSDAESMWKDLPRLADINRATNQTIDTVTKATETMLINNEMGKKCHPHRKDG, from the exons AGAGTGTGGTGGGTGTGCGTCGCACTGCTGGTGTGGACTCCGCACACATACAGCAGGGAGTTCAC gCACGAAGACATCAGAGAAGCCATGCTGTCCCTGGTCCACATGATCCGGATGTCAGAAGACAAACTGGAACGACATGAATTCAGAGAGAGGACTCTTGGAGACCAGCTGAAGAAAATGCTGATCGGGCTTGACAAGAAACACAGAGCTCTGGAACCATTGAAAGGGATGATCTCAAGACTTGACGACCGTCTGTCTAACGTGGAAACTATACTTCTACAG AGAGAAGAACGTGAAAAGTCATCCCAAGCGAAAATAAATGAAGCACTAGAAGGCATACAGAAGGCGCTGGTGGCGTTAGCACCTGCTCCTCCTCCACCGATAGACCTGGACAACAACCTGTCTGCCAACGACGACGCTATTCAACGGAGGCTAGACACCACTGACGCTAAGATCGACGCTGTCAAGAAGGAAATCAAAACTCTGAAAAACACTTTAAATCCG gAGACATTCCGTTCGATGTGCTTAGAAGCAGCTTCCGACACAAATCCATTTGAGAAGCACATATCAGAAGCTGAG AAACttctaaacaaatatgaa acgAAACTCAGTGAGTACAATGGAACCAAAGTGCAGACCGACTTCGTACCACTGAACGAAGTGTCGCTAGCTGACGAGGCGTGGCACAGCAAGATGAGTGAAG TGATGGAGCGccaagaaaaggaaataaagaaGATCCAGCAGTTGTTGTCTGACGCGGAGAGCATGTGGAAGGACCTCCCGCGACTGGCCGACATCAACCGCGCCACCAACCAGACCATTGACACCGTCACCAAGGCCACGGAGACCATGCTTATTAACAATGAAATGGGTAAGAAATGTCATCCCCAC AGGAAAGATGGATAA